Proteins encoded together in one Lathyrus oleraceus cultivar Zhongwan6 chromosome 5, CAAS_Psat_ZW6_1.0, whole genome shotgun sequence window:
- the LOC127080626 gene encoding uncharacterized protein LOC127080626 — protein MNNACVEEHNAFFERHDKAMKNHLKPFFIREKVENVGINKILVDGGATVNLMPHFMLKKIGKFDTDIKPHNMVLSNYEGKIGHTLGVIQVDLTVGTITRPTMFMVIASKDDYNMLLGREWIHGIWAVPSSLHQRIFIWRKNGIVENIEVDQGYFMAEVNHVDKRHFDKNLENIAPCSPVRFTFAPTDTTL, from the coding sequence ATGAACAACGCTTGTGTCGAAGAACATAATGCTTTCTTTGAAAGACATGATAAAGCAATGAAGAACCATCTGAAGCCCTTTTTTATCAGGGAAAAAGTGGAGAATGTAGGGATCAACAAAATTTTGGTAGATGGTGGTGCGACGGTAAACCTGATGCCACATTTTATGTTGAAGAAAATTGGAAAATTCGACACAGATATCAAACCTCATAACATGGTGTTGTCGAATTACGAAGGAAAAATTGGCCACACCTTGGGAGTGATCCAGGTAGACCTAACAGTTGGTACTATCACTAGGCCAACCATGTTTATGGTCATTGCGTCAAAGGATGATTACAACATGCTTTTGGGTCGTGAATGGATACACGGCATTTGGGCAGTACCATCTTCGCTCCACCAAAGAATCTTTATATGGAGGAAAAATGGTATAGTAGAAAATATCGAGGTTGACCAAGGTTACTTTATGGCCGAGGTTAATCATGTGGATAAGCGTCATTTCGATAAAAACCTGGAAAATATTGCTCCATGCAGTCCTGTTAGGTTTACATTTGCGCCTACTGATACAACACTTTAA
- the LOC127084602 gene encoding E3 ubiquitin-protein ligase RSL1 yields the protein MKLSLFGKQDSSKQLSSHTNAANKTCGICFDVKTDSDIFKIRSKVFQRRKCKHLFCVDCICKYVAVQINDNAYKVMCPSQNCCVKFKPKHLQHILPKQLIAKWENLIYKSLAPMEPKTYCPYQNCSVLLVKDNDMSGDFAHSSKCPSCHRNFCARCKVPWHAGTNCQNFQQLKRNDKNDLDNKFLELARKAKWQRCPNCSMYVKKSSGCSYMKCRCGCKFCYRCGKKRQFAHSCGRS from the exons ATGAAGCTCTCACTCTTTGGAAAACAAGATTCGTCAAAACAACTTTCTTCCCATACCAATGCAGCAAACAAAACATGTGGTATATGCTTTGATGTGAAAACAGATTCTGATATATTCAAAATAAGGTCCAAAGTTTTCCAAAGAAGAAAGTGCAAGCACCTCTTTTGTGTTGATTGCATATGCAAGTACGTAGCTGTTCAAATAAATGATAATGCCTATAAGGTGATGTGTCCAAGTCAAAATTGTTGTGTGAAATTTAAGCCAAAACATTTGCAACACATTTTGCCAAAACAACTTATTGCTAAATGGGAGAATTTGATTTACAAGTCTTTGGCTCCGATGGAGCCAAAGACTTACTGCCCTTATCAGAATTGTTCTGTTTTGTTGGTGAAAGATAATGACATGAGTGGAGATTTTGCCCACAGTTCTAAGTGCCCTTCGTGTCACAGAAACTTTTGTGCACGGTGCAAAGTTCCATGGCATGCAGGAACGAATTGTCAGAATTTCCAACAGTTGAAAAGGAATGACAAGAATGATTTGGATAACAAGTTTTTGGAGTTGGCCAGAAAAGCAAAGTGGCAAAGATGTCCAAATTGCTCTATGTATGTCAAGAAAAGTAGTGGATGTAGTTACATGAAATGCAG GTGTGGATGCAAATTCTGCTACAGGTGTGGGAAGAAACGGCAATTTGCACATTCATGCGGTAGAAGTTAG